A stretch of DNA from Natrinema halophilum:
GGTGTACCATGCCGATGTTCCCGACGCCGAGGACGCCGAGCGAGAGTCCACTCGAGTCGGTCCATCGATCCAGAATCGGTAGTTGCATCTGTCGAAAAAGGGCCGGCTGCGGGCTTTGTTATCGTCGCCGTACCCGGACGGGCAAACGAGTAGTTCGTCCATTCGGACGACAGCGTCCGTCTACCGACCGTCCCGACTCGCTAGCTCCAACTCGGTGTCGCCCGCTCGCTCGTGCTCGTTGGATTCCTGAACCGATCAGCGACGTCGGCCATCGTCTCGACGGTGAGGTCAGTGGCGGACCGCCGGCGCTCGAGGTGCGACAGGATCGCCCGCATACGCCGATCATCCCGCTGGTGAGTCAGGTTGTTCGGATGGAGCCACATGTGAAAGAGACCGTCGGTCCGCGCCGCCTCGTCGATGCCGCGGCGAGCGAGGACGACCATCGGATCCTCCCAGATCGATTCGGCGACCACCCGTGCCGTCCCCTCGAAGCCAAAGAGGAACATCGAGGCAGGGACGTTGACGAGCCCGTACTCATCAACAATCGGGGTAACCAGCATCGATCGATCCCGGATCGCAGAATCGAAAACGCCACGAACACCGTCCCGGGTCGGCGAGGTTCCCCGGTAGGCACCGATTCCGTGTTCGGCCAGCACGTCGCGGTGGCCGACGTCATTTCGCGGATAAATGAACGAGTCGATCGATTGACCCCAGTCGTCTGCGAGTTCGCGACAGCGCTCGAGTTCCGCGATGGCGAGTTCGCGGTTGGTCTCCGGCCGGCCGAACAAAACGTGTGAGAACGAGTGACTGGCGAACTCGTGTTCGACATCGGACTCGAGGACGTCGCGTACCAGATCCCGGCCGAATCGGAGGTCGGGGCGTTCTGCCCACGCTGTTCGTTCGCGGTCGAACCAGCCGTTGGGAGCCGGGTGGTCGGCGTGGGTAGCATCACAATTATCGAGCATGAGGTGTCCGACGATGGCCCACGTCGCCGGTACGTCGAACTCCTCGAGCAATTCGACCATGGACCTCCAGCCTCGGCGTCCAGATTCGACCCGTTCTACCGGCGGCTCGGGAAGATCGTGAAATCCCCACCCGAGTTCGGCGTCGAGAGAGATTACGACGCTTCCCACGGAAACCACCACGATTGAACGCGTTTCATATTGGGACGGTTGCGTTTTGGTGGCTTTGTTATGGAGGACCTGTCTGAACGACGCCTGGATTCTGTGACGCGATACACCGTCACTCGGGAGTGTACGGGCGAGAGGATCTGGACGTGGAGTTAATGGGTCCGAACAGCTCTCTCTTGGGACCGTCGTGGGGTGAAATCTCTCTATAACAAAGCGCTCATCGGGCGACCGGAAAGACAGCAGACGTCGTTGACGTCTCAAAATATAATCATGAGCGGATATACAGCCCCTTCCGAGCGAGCGTTCGTGCTCGGACTCGACGGCGTGCCGTGGAGACTCATCGAGCGATGGAGCAATGCGGGCGAACTCCCCGCATTCGCCCGACTGCGAGAGGAGGGCGCCTCGGGCCCACTCGATAGTACCCGCCCGCCGACGACGCCACTCGCATGGCCGTCGATCGCGACCGGGGTATGGCCGGACAAACACGGCATCTACGGCTTCCAGAACCTCTCTTCAGAATACAGTCACGAAATGTACACCAGCCAAGATCTCGCCCAGCCGGCCCTCTGGGATCAGCTCGCGCCGGCACACGTCGGGAACGTCCCGATGACCTATCCGGCCAGCGAGATCGACGGCACCATGGTCACGGGGATGATAACGCCCTCGACGGATCGGGAGTTCACGCAACCGGCTGATCTACAAGACGAGATCGACTCCCGCATCCCCAACTACGAAATTAGTCTCGACTATCCCGAGTATGCCGATCGGCTGGACGACTTTCGGGTTGCCGTCGACGACATGCTCGCGAAGCGCCGTAAGCTGATGCGTATCCAGATGGACCGGGCCGGCACCGACTGGCAACTGTTTTTCTTCGTCTACACCGCTCCCGACCGATTCCAGCACCTCGTCTGGGACATGGACAAGCTTCTCGCCCACTACAAGAAACTCGACGACATCCTCGGCGAAGTCATCGAGTACACCGACGACCACGACGCCGATCTCTACGTCGTCTCCGATCACGGCTTTGGCTCGATCGAGGAACTCGTCTACGTCAATCGCATCCTCGAGAAAGAAGGATACCTGGTTCGACGGGACGACGATGGAACGCGCGGCGCGCTCGCGAGTCTCGGAATCTCGCGGGACGCCATAACGGGT
This window harbors:
- a CDS encoding polysaccharide deacetylase family protein, with the protein product MGSVVISLDAELGWGFHDLPEPPVERVESGRRGWRSMVELLEEFDVPATWAIVGHLMLDNCDATHADHPAPNGWFDRERTAWAERPDLRFGRDLVRDVLESDVEHEFASHSFSHVLFGRPETNRELAIAELERCRELADDWGQSIDSFIYPRNDVGHRDVLAEHGIGAYRGTSPTRDGVRGVFDSAIRDRSMLVTPIVDEYGLVNVPASMFLFGFEGTARVVAESIWEDPMVVLARRGIDEAARTDGLFHMWLHPNNLTHQRDDRRMRAILSHLERRRSATDLTVETMADVADRFRNPTSTSERATPSWS
- a CDS encoding alkaline phosphatase family protein, with product MSGYTAPSERAFVLGLDGVPWRLIERWSNAGELPAFARLREEGASGPLDSTRPPTTPLAWPSIATGVWPDKHGIYGFQNLSSEYSHEMYTSQDLAQPALWDQLAPAHVGNVPMTYPASEIDGTMVTGMITPSTDREFTQPADLQDEIDSRIPNYEISLDYPEYADRLDDFRVAVDDMLAKRRKLMRIQMDRAGTDWQLFFFVYTAPDRFQHLVWDMDKLLAHYKKLDDILGEVIEYTDDHDADLYVVSDHGFGSIEELVYVNRILEKEGYLVRRDDDGTRGALASLGISRDAITGALNRVGITEETLVQSLPRRLVDSVAEQIPGDHALYDVDFDRTVAFVHDTGNCYINDTGRFDRGVVSPSEIPQVKADIRDALESVTDESGETVLEVFDGDDLFPTDEKSPDLVVGGRGTYESRSAVSDRTLGDTGTYDASHRSEGIVLCRGPSIEADATLRGARVVDIAPTLLHGIGEPVPENADGRVLFDAFADDVRPAETKVEWTTVTQNDSDTTVDEDFDDVEDRLKGLGYME